AAAGTGAAACGGGCCTTGTTGGTGAGTACACCATCCCTCGATACGCCGATTAATGAAGCGCGCCAGGAAGAGCAGGAGCGCATCATTAAGGAAGAGCCTCAGGATATGGAAACGTATATTGAAACTGTCGATCAACTGGCCAGAAACCATCCCCAAACGGTTGCGGCATGGATTACGAACGCAGCGGAATGGAATGGATAGGTGAGCGGGGTGAACGTGTCTGAACAAGGATTGGTTTCTCAACAAATGACACCGGAAAAACGGGTGGCGGTCGTGCTGGCCAGCCTGGATCCGGATGTGGCGGCAAAAGTGATGAGCGAGCTGGACCCGCATATCATGACCAAGGCCGCGGAAAGTATTCGCAATCTGGGAATTGTGCCCGGGAACTTATATAAAAAAGCGCTGGCCGAAAGTGTGCAGGAGCTTAAGGCCTATGGCGATGCCGTTCATGGAAACGATAGTCTGGCTGTCGGGTTGCTCAGTAAAGTCGTGGGCGAACAGCAAGCGGCTTCCATGCTTGAACTCGGCCAGATGGCCGGAAACCGATTCGGTGCACTGGTCTCCCGCAAACCGGAAGAGATTGCGAGGATGCTGGCGGCGGAATCTTCGAGTGTGATTGCTGTGGTCCTGCGTTTCCTTCCATCGCAACTGGCATCGGAAACGCTTTCCCATATTAAAGAAGAAATCCGGAATAAGGTGGTGATACAGATTGCGACCGCAGAGCTTCCGCCGGAGCGGGTTATTGACCAGATTGAACAGCATCTGGTGGCGCGATTGCCGGCTTCTGTCAAACGAAAGCAGGATGATACGGAGCGCATCGATTCGCTGGTTTCCATTATGCAGCGCTCTTCGAAAGAAGTCGCGGATGCCATGCTCGATGAACTGGGTAAGCAGGATCCTGCATTGGCCGACCTCGTTCGTGATCGGATGTTTGTATTTGAAGATATTGCCCGTCTGGATGATGCCGCAGTGCGGCGGATTATGCAGGAGCTTGAGAACGGCGTCCTTTCCACGGCACTGCGCAAAGCTTCGGATGAGGTACGCGACCGTTTCCTGAGTAATATGTCGCGTCGCGCAGCCGACGGTCTGCAGGAAGAAATGGAATACGCCGGGAAGATGCCTTTCTCTGAAGTGCTCGCCAAACAAAAACAGGTTGTGCAGGTGGCCCGGTCGTTGGCGGAACAGGGCGAAATCAAGATCGGCTCTTCGGAGGAGGAATATGTCTAACACGATTTTCATGGATTCGAACGTTTTGGCTTTTGTGCCAGCTTCGCCGGAAGAAGAGACCTGTTCTCAGTCGGACCAGGTTGATACCGCCGAGCTCGAACGCGAGTTGCGGGCTGCGCTCGAAGCTGAATATGAAGAGCGGCTGGAACGCGAAGTTGCGGCCCGGCTGGCCGGAGAGCGAGAACGTTTCGACCGCACTCTGAATCAATGTACCACTAATTTTGATCGGTGCATTGGAACGTTGCGTAAAGAGATTCAGGCCAATGTGGTCGATCTCTCGATTCGCATGGCGGAGGTTATTGTCCGGCACGAATTACCCGATCGGGACATGCTGCATAACCTGATTGTGAAAACCCTCGAGCCGGTTTCGGATCTGCAGGGCGCTCTGGTGCGCCTCAGTTCCAGTGATTGGAATTTATTCGGTGAGCAGATCAGCAACGGCGACCATTTGGGCGTGGGCAGTACCGTGCAGTTTGCAGAAGACCCGAATCTGGCAGCCGGCGATGTGATTGTGGAGAGCCGGAATGGAATTTTTGATGCCCGTTTAAATGAACGTCTAAAGCTGTTGAAGGAAACCCTGCATGAACGTAGCGGAAGAAAACACCCGTAATTTATTGGACTTCGACGATCTCTTCCAAGGGCTGGAAGCATCGACGCTGGCCCGCTCCGAAGGGCGCGTGGTGGAAGTGGCCGGGCTGACCGTGAAATCGGTTGGACCGCATGCTTCGATTGGCGATTTGGTGTGGATTGAACCGCTCTATGGTGAGGGCCATCGTCGTATTCCGTGTGAGGTGGTGGGGTTCCACGATCGCTATGTGGTTTCGATGCCGGTGGAACGCCTCGGCCGGATTCACCCCGGGGCACGGGTCATCCCGGGTGGACGCATGAAAGTGGGGGTTGGCAAGGAATTGCTGGGCCGGGTGGTGGATTTTATGGGACGTCCGATTGACGAAGGGCCAGAGCTGGAAGGATTGCAGCAGGTCGATATTGAACGTGATGCACCGCCGGCGATGAGAAGGCAATCGCTGTCCTCTGTTTTTGAAACCGGTGTGCGTGCCATTGATGGGGTGCTGACGCTGGCCAAGGGGCAGCGCGTAGGGATTTTTGCAGGAAGCGGCGTGGGCAAGAGTGTGCTGATGGGCAGTCTGGCTCGTAATGCGCGTTCGGGTGTGAATGTCATTGCGCTCATTGGAGAACGCGGCCGTGAGGTGAAAGAATTTATTGCCCGGAATCTGGGAGAAGAGGGATTGCGACGCACCGTGGTGGTGGCGGTTACTTCCGATCAGTCACCGGTCAGTCGGCTGAAAGGGGCTTCGACAGCCATGACCATTGCGGAGTATTTCCGGGATCAGGGTGAAGATGTGATGTTGATGATGGATTCGGTGACGCGCTATGCGATGGCGCAGCGCGAAATTGGTCTGGCGGTGGGGGAGCCGCCCACGACGCGCGGTTATCCGCCGAGTGTGTTCAGTCTGTTGCCGCAACTGCTCGAACGGGCGGGGGCATCGGATGTGGGAACCATTACCGCATTCTATACGGTTCTGGTTGAATCCGACGATATGAACGATCCGATTGGCGACAGCGTTCGTGGAATTCTCGACGGGCACATTGTGCTTTCGCGAAAAATTGCTTCCATGGGACATTATCCCGCAATTGATGTTCCGGTGAGTCTGAGCCGTTTAATGAACGATATTGCAACGCCCGAACACAAAGAGCTTTCATCTAAATTACGTTCATTGCTGGCCGTTTATCAAAAGGCACAGGATCTGGTGAATGTGGGCGCCTATGTGGCGGGGAGTAATCCGCAGATCGATGAATCGCTGGCCCGGATTGAGGGAATTAATTCGTTTTTACAGCAGAAGCCCGAAGAGCGCGAGGGATTCGAAGCCATGCAGCAGATGCTTAAGGCGGTGCTGGCATGAAAAAGTTTTCCTTCACATTTCAGTATTTGCTGGATGCACATCGTGCCAAAGAACAGGCCGCGGAACATGCGTTGCGGATGGCTGGGTCCGCACTTGCGGAGGCGGAACAGGCGCTTGCTGCTATGTCGGAAACCGGTGCTCGACAGACGCGGGCGCTTGAGCAAATGACGGGTGTGGTACGGCCGTTGGATTATTCAATTTATCGTGAAAGTGTCGATTTTATCCATCAGCAGATTGCGGCGTTAAAACAAGTCTGCAGCTCGAAGGCGGAGGCCGTGGAGGAATGCCGTGCAGCGCTCCGCAAGGAAGTGACCTCGCGGCGTATTCTTGAAAATCTCTGTGACCGGGAGCGAGTCGAATGGGCGGAGGCGCTTCGGGCCGAAGAGCAAAAACAGATGGATGAGTTGGCCGTGGTTCGTTGGAGCCGGCAGGAGGTTGGGGTATGAAAATATGGTGTTTGATGCTGAGTCTGGTGGTTGCTGTTTTATCCGGTCTGCTGGCTTTTACAGCGCAGTCCGGACATTTGCCGTTGCAGAAGGCCCGGGAGACCGACTCTGCCTCTGTGCAGGAAGAGCCCCGGTCTGTCACGCCGCTGATCAGTTCGCAGATGGGTCTGGTTGATGAGTTGGTGGAATCATTGCAAGCGGCGCACGAAGATTTAGATGCAGCCAAACTGCGTCTCGATAAGCGCGAAAAAAATCTTCAGGAACTTTATTCGACCTATCTCAAACTCCGGAAAGAGACCGGAATGCTGATGGATAATTTGGAAAATCAGCTCGTCAAGGTGGATGAGAAAGAGGCCCGGAATTTCAAGAAGCTTTCCGGGGTCTATTCCAAAATGGAACCTGCTTCGGCGGCACAATCGCTCAAGCATATGGAGGCGGAGCGGGTGGCTTTGATTCTCAGTCAGATGGATAGCCGTGCGATGGCTGCGATTATGGATGAAGCGGTGACGATTTCGGTGGATGGCAGTGAATATGTCGCGCAGTGGTCGGATGCCATGCGGCGGCTGGACGATGGCAAGGATGACGCATGATGAATGTTGACTCTACTGTGGTGAATGCCGCTCCCAAAAACCCAAAGGCACTGAAAAAGTCGGGAGATGAAGCTGAAGATGCATCGGGTGCTGAATTTGCGCTTTTCTTAGCCGAACCGGAAACGGCAGAAGTTCCGGGTTCCCAGGGGTTGGAAGAATCTCCGGTGGCAGAAATTCCGGTTTTCCAAGGGGGGGAAGAATCTGCGGTGGCTGAGGGAGGACTTTTCCAGGGGCTGGAAAAAAAATCGGCGAAAGCGGGTGAGGTTGTGCCGGATCCGGAAGAGGTTTTCTCCCCGAAAAGGGAACCGTTTCCGGATGGTGAAGATCCGTTTGCATCAGCTGTTTTTATGCCGATTACAGAGCTTCAGGTGTTGCGTCAGGTGGGGATGAATTCGCAGCTGGAATCGGCCGTGGAACCGGAGTCGGCGGCTTCGATAGCGGCTCTGGAAGGGAAGTCTGCTGTAATCTCCGATGCGATTACCCGAGCACCTGTTCAGCAGGAGGTTCCGGTGTTGCAACCCAGTTTAGTGAGCGAAAAAACGATCCGTCTTGAGCAATTGGCTGATCGGTTTGATCAACGGTTGCTTTCTATGGTTCAGCGTAATGAAAAGGTGATGCGGATCACAGTACACCCCGCCACGATGGGGCGTTTGACGGTTTTGTGTCGGGAGGAAAATTCAAAACTTTCGGTCGAGATTGTTGCGCAGAACAGTGGGGTCCGGGAATTAATTGCCGGGCAGGAGGGGGCGGTTCGCCGGCTGATGCAGGAGCATTCGGTCGAGCTGGGCAGTTTTGATGTTTTGATGGATCAGGGACAAAGCGGGGGGCGGAATTTTGGTTCCAGTCCGGGCTCAGGACACCGCGAGGCCCGTGGCACCGCTCCTGCTTCGAACGAAGAGGAAGAACTGCATGCGCATCGGGTGATGCATAAAAGCGGTGCAGTTTCTTTGATTGCTTAACGAGGTATACCATGGAAATAGAAAGCCTATACGAAAGAAGCAGCGCAACGACGACCGCTCTAACCGGCGTCGCCGGCGGTGAGCTTGGTAAAAATGAATTCCTGCAGATGCTGGTGACGCAGATGCAAAGCCAGGATCCAATGGAACCGATGGACAATGCTCAGATGACCGCCCAGTTGGCGCAATTCAGCGCTCTGGAACAGATGGAAAATCTAAATTCCCAGTTCGAGGGCTTTCAGCAAAGTTCAACGGCAGCAATGTCGCTGATGAATTCAGGCCAGCCTGTGGTCATGGAATTGAGTGATGGATCCAGCGTTGAAGGCGTACTGGAAAAGGTACAGTGGATGGGTGGCGAAACACAATTTGTGGTGGATGGGACGACCTACTCCAGCGGAGATGTAACCAGTTTGCAGACAGCTGAAACTCCAGCTGATCCTGCGGAAGAAACGGCATAACGTCGTAAGGAGAAATAGCATGATAAATAGTATGTGGAGTGGCGTTTCAGGTTTACGTGCGCATCAAACGAGCATGGATGTGATTGGTAATGATATTGCCAATGTTAACACGGTTGCTTTTAAGCAGAGCGATATTTCGTTTGAGGACGCGTTTTATAATTCGATGGGGTCTCCAACGGCCGACACGGCCGGTAAGCAGGTGGGAATGGGCGTGAATGTCGGTAAGATTACGCAGGATTTCACCGGGGGGCTGTTGCAGTCCACCGGAGTTCCTACCAATCTGGGCATTTCGGGCGACGGTTTTTTTGTTCTGAAGGATGCTGCGGGGTTGCAGACCACCTATTCCCGGGCCGGTGATTTTGAATTCAACTATGATTCAGGGGCCGATGCGCTTAATTTGCGGGGGCCGGATGGAAAATATTTATATGGAACGATCGGTGCAGCCTCCGGTTCAGCCAGTTCCATGATTGCGCTGCCGGGGGATATTCAGGACATGATGATTTCGAGCAGCGGCCAGATTTCGTATATCGATTCGACGGGTTCGCTGGTGGAAAATGCGTACACGGTGGATATTGCGACCTTCCCGGGAGAGACCGGCCTTGCACAGCTCGGCGGTAATCAATATGCCGAAACCGCCGCATCGGGACAGCCAGATTTTGATTCTACGGACCACACTATTGTGCAGGGTTATCTCGAAAACTCAAATGTGGACCTGGCGAAAGAGTTCACGGAAATGATTGTGGCTGAACGTGGGTTTCAAGCCAATTCCCGTACGGTGACCACTTCGGATTCGATGCTGCAGGAGCTTTTGAGTCTGAAACGCTAGGCCGAATCGTTGGGAAACAGGAAGAAGGAGAGTAGGACATGATCAAGGTAACCGACCTGCACGGGGTTGAATATTCGCTGAATGCGGAACAGATCGAGAAAGTAGAGCAGAATCCGGATACCCAGATCATGCTGCTGAACGGACATCGTTATTATGTGCGTGAATCCATTGATGAGATTATGGCGCGGGTTGTTCAGTATCGGGCGGACTGTAACGCAGCTCGATCGGTACCGGTTGCCGAAGGGCAAAAGGAGTAATAATCCATGGATATTGGAAGCATAGTTGGTGCAGTGCTGGGATGGCTGCTGGTTTTTATTGCTATTGCGATGGGCGGGGGAAGCGGTTTTTTCAACGCGCCGTCGATTCTTATTACCGTGGGTGGGGCCATTGCCGCGACTCTGATTCACTATCCGCTGCCGCAGGTGATGGCTGTGGTCAAAGTGGCGCGTAAGGCTCTGTTCGTTAAGGAACAGGATTATATGACCCTCTACGATCAGCTGACCGACTATGCGGTGCGGGCGCGCCGCGACGGCTTGCTGGCGCTGGAAGGGGATATTGAGCAGCTTACCGATCCCTTTATGAAAAAAGGTTTTCAGATGGCGGTCGATGGTAACACCATGGAGGTGCTGCGCTCTGTGCTGGAAGACGATCTGGCCGCTATGCAGGAACGTCATATTGTCGGGCAGGGCATTTTCAAGGCATTGGGTAACTATGCGCCGGCCTTTGGGATGATCGGTACTCTGGTGGGTCTGGTGGCCATGTTGCAGAATATGTCCGATCCGAAATCATTGGGTAGCGGTATGGCGGTGGCTTTGCTGACCACAATGTATGGAGCCATGGTTGCCAACCTGGTTGCGCTGCCGACGGCAGGAAAGCTTGAGCAGCGCACGATGGAAGAAGTGGCCCTGAAAACAATGGTGATCGAAGGTATTGTGGCCATTCAGGAAGGGCACAGTCCCCGCATTGTTGAGGAAAAACTTCGTGCGTTCATTCCGCCGAGTATTCGCCAGAAAACGATAAAAGACTAGGTCGGGAAGAGTCGATGCGCAAACGTAAAGAACCAGATCAGGAGGGTTGCGCCTTATGGATTGTGACCTTTGGCGACGCGATGTCGCTGCTGGTTGCATTTTTCGTGATGCTGGTGTCGTTTGCTGACTTCGAGGAGCACTCCCTGCAAAATATGATGGGGGCTCTTAAAGGCGGTTTGCGGGCCGTTCCGCTCCCCATGGCAACGACGGTCGGCCGTGTGGAGACGCTGACCGAAACGGACGCCAGTGAGACGGAGGTTTCGAAGAATGCTTCGACCGCGATGGTCGAATCGAGCCAAGAGGTGCTTCGGAATAGCCCTGCCCGGAAAATTATTAAATCCAATTCGCCGGACTATTATCTGCATTTGCTGAAAAGCGGTGTTGCATTGGTGGTCACCCGTAACTCCGCATTTAAGTCGGGAACCGCTGAGCTGTTGACGCCGGATCATGAAGCGTGGCAGGTGGCGACTGATCTGATGCATTCCGTAGAGAGCGAAATTCGTGTTGCGGTCACGCTGCCCGAAAACGTGCCGGTTCGACTGGAGGGATATACCACTTCGTGGGGGCTTGGAATCGAGCAGGCGCTGGCCATTCAGGAGCTGTTGTTTCAGAATGGCGGTGACCGTAAAAAAATAAGCACTTCTGTTCGGGTTGTCCGGACGATGCCTTCCGGCGAGGCGGCGGATGGTACGGTTGAAATCCGTTTTATCGGCGCCACTGAATCGAAGCTGAATACGATGCCCGGAAAAATCCTGCGCGGGGCATGGCGTGAGCAGGGAACCATGGAATAGGAAGCGACCAATGGGCAGAAAAATTAGAAAACCGAAGGAGGAGCTCGCGCCTTCTTATTTTGTCCAGTTCGCTGCACTGTGGTGCATCCTGCTTGGTTTTTTTGTGATGCTGCTCAGCCTGGGAAGCACACAGATGGGGCCGGGGTCCGATGGGATGGGCGAGGTGCGCGATGCGTTCGGAAGTACCGGCGGTCTGGGGCTGCTTCCTTTTGCTAAGAATGCCTTGTTCGGCCGCCATGATGGGGGGGCAAGCTCATTTCGAATTCGTAAGAGCGCCCCGAATCAGACGGCGGAGGTTGATGGATACATTCGTGGTATGCTCTGGAAAAAAGGGTTGTCCAATATCTCCATGGTTTCCGTGGTGCATACTCATGATTCTTCGACGGTGATTTTGCAGATTCCGATTGATTTTGTGGGGAATGAACATCTGGGCCGGGAATCCGTGACGCTGCTCGAAATGCTGGGAGAGGTTTTTCTCAGCTTACGTGAATATGAGATGGAGGTCATGGCGGTGTGTGATGATGCAGCGGATCCAACCGCCCGTCAGCGATTGGCTCTGTTGCGCGCAGCGGTGGTGGCCCGTTTTCTTACTGAAACAGCAGGGTTGTTGCCGGAACATGTACACGCAGTCGGATTATCCGACACGTGGATGCTCGATTTGCATGGCATCGAGCATGTTAATGGACATGTATTGATTTCAATCAAACAGGAATACCCGTAACGGGACCGAACAGATTTTTTGAACAGGAAGGCTGGAACAGTATATGGCTGAAGAAAACGACATTGATAAAAGCGGGACGGAAAACGAGGGGACCGGAAAGAAAGGTAAGGGAGTCATTCTCATTGCTGTTCTGGGCGTCGTTTTGATTGCAGGAGGCATTGGGACCGGACTTGTGCTGGGGAAAAAATCGCGGCCGGTTGTTACTGTGCCGAAGAAAAATCCCGATACACCGGTCATTGTTCAATTCAAAGATCTCTACGTCAATATTGCAGAAACCAAGGCCACCCGAGTGCTCAAGCTTACCGTGGTGCTGGAGCTCAGCGAAGAAAAACTCACCACGCCGCTGGAGGCGCATCGAGCCATCATTCGCGACCTGATATCCGAAGCGGCTTCGCGGATGACGATCGATGAACTGGAAGGGCGCAACGGCCGGAGTATTCTGAAACGTGAAATTAAAAATCGCGTTAATGATTTAGTGCGCGACCGAATGGCCGGCGCGGTGATTGATGTTTATTTTTCGGACTTTTTAATTCAGTAAATCCCATGGCTGATCAAGAACATAACCTGTCGCCCGATGAAATGGCTGCGCTGCGCGATGTTGCCGTTCCGGAAGTTGATGCAGCGGATGCCGGAGAGCGGGCTGCCCGAATCCAGGTGACCTCGTATAATTTCCGCCAACCCGGTCGGCTGAGCTCAGCTCAGTTGCGGGCATTGAAAATGGTTCATGAATTTTTTGCCAAGGGCCTTTCGGAGGTACCCCCGAGCGGGGTCAATCTTCCGTTTGAGCTCGGGCTGTTGTCGGTGGAGACCATCTCGTACAGCAATTTTATGGGATCGTTGGGAAATCCGTGTTTCATGGCACAGCTTTCGAGTCGTTTTGAGCAACCGGTATTAATGGAAATTGATCTCCGGGTAGTGCACATGCTCATTGCGCATATTCTTGGAAATAAGGATGAGGAACGTGAGGAAGAAGGTAGAAAGCTGACTTCCATTGAGCAGGGAATTGCCGGCAATTGGCTGGAAGGGCTTTTGCCGCTTTTGGGCGAATCCTGGACGCTGTCGGCCCCGGTTGATTTCGGACTCAAAAGCATTGAATGCGATCCGCGATTTGTACAGGTGATGCCGGACGACAGTCCGGTTGTGAGCCTGACTTTCCGGTTGCAGGTTGGAACCGTGAAAGGACAGCTCACACTGTGCTATCCGCTTGAGCCTCTCCAGGAAATGCTTGAAGGCATGAGTGTACGGATGAGCGGGGGCGACGAGGATGATGTTGAGCAGAGCGGCGACAGCACCTTGGTTTCTTTGAAGGGCATCCCTTTTGAATTACGTGCCGAATTGGGACACAGCCACATACGGGCCAGTCAGCTGGCAACACTCAGAAAGGGCGATGTGCTTTGTCTGGATCGGTCGATTCATGATCCGGTGGATGTGTTGCTGGGGGATAATGTGGTATTTGAAGCCGGTCTGGGGAAAAAAGGCGACAATCTGGCCTTGCAGATCCGTAAACGGCGCAAGGATCGATAACGATTTAGGAGACGGTATAATGAGTGCAGAAATGAATAATGAACAAACGACAGCAGCGGATCAGGTTGAAGTGCATCCGGTTTCGCCTGCACCGCTGACTGAACCTGTCGAAGGTGCGAGTGAGGTATCTGAAGAAGTTAATCTCAATATGATTATGGACATTCCGGTCGATGTGCACGTTGAGGTCGGACGTACCAGTTTGCCGGTGAGAGAATTTCTCCGGCTCGGTGTGGGGTCCGTGCTTCAGCTCGATCGGCTGGTCGGTGAATCTGCTGACCTGATAATTAACGGTAAACTGGTCGGCCGCGGTGACGTGGTGGTGGTTGACGAGACTTTTGGAATCCGAATTTCCGAATTGGCGGGCGAGAAGGAACTGATGTCTTCCTGGTAGGCTTTCCGTGCGGCGTATTAATGCCCGACGGCTCTGCACGGTGTGCGGGGCCGTTTTTTTTGTTTCCTGTCTTTGGAAAATTTTCCAGGGATTGGAAGCCGATCCTGTGGCATCGGCCCTGCTTAAACTGGGGCATGAACTCAGGATTTTATAATGCAGCCATACAGATGGCAACGGGCAGTGTGCAGGATATGGAAGTCCATACCGAAAATCTGGCCAACAGCACCATGCCGGGCTACAAGCGTCTGGAGTCGAGTCATACCGTTTTCGCTGATGTACTGGATTCGCAGGTTGGTGCCGCGAAAGAGCCGACGAATCCGATTTCGGTAAATCACAATCAGGGCGCTTTACGTTCTACTGAACGGTCGCTCGATTTTGCGATTGAGGGCGATGGTTTTTTTGTCGTTTCCGACGGGGGACAGGACTATTTAACGCGGAATGGAAGTTTCCGCGTTTCGGCGGATGGGACCATCGTGAATTCCCTTGGCATGGCGGTGCAGACCTCGACCGGTGATTTGCGGATTCCCCCGGGGCAGAATGCGGCGCAGCTGGTGATCGACGATAAGTTGAACCTGCGGGCGGGCAATAAGGTTATTGGAACGCTGAAGATCGAGTCGGTTGAGGATATCTCCGCGTTGGATCAGGCCGGTACAACCTTGT
This is a stretch of genomic DNA from Pontiella agarivorans. It encodes these proteins:
- a CDS encoding FliI/YscN family ATPase, with product MNVAEENTRNLLDFDDLFQGLEASTLARSEGRVVEVAGLTVKSVGPHASIGDLVWIEPLYGEGHRRIPCEVVGFHDRYVVSMPVERLGRIHPGARVIPGGRMKVGVGKELLGRVVDFMGRPIDEGPELEGLQQVDIERDAPPAMRRQSLSSVFETGVRAIDGVLTLAKGQRVGIFAGSGVGKSVLMGSLARNARSGVNVIALIGERGREVKEFIARNLGEEGLRRTVVVAVTSDQSPVSRLKGASTAMTIAEYFRDQGEDVMLMMDSVTRYAMAQREIGLAVGEPPTTRGYPPSVFSLLPQLLERAGASDVGTITAFYTVLVESDDMNDPIGDSVRGILDGHIVLSRKIASMGHYPAIDVPVSLSRLMNDIATPEHKELSSKLRSLLAVYQKAQDLVNVGAYVAGSNPQIDESLARIEGINSFLQQKPEEREGFEAMQQMLKAVLA
- a CDS encoding flagellar FlbD family protein, producing the protein MIKVTDLHGVEYSLNAEQIEKVEQNPDTQIMLLNGHRYYVRESIDEIMARVVQYRADCNAARSVPVAEGQKE
- a CDS encoding flagellar hook-basal body complex protein — translated: MINSMWSGVSGLRAHQTSMDVIGNDIANVNTVAFKQSDISFEDAFYNSMGSPTADTAGKQVGMGVNVGKITQDFTGGLLQSTGVPTNLGISGDGFFVLKDAAGLQTTYSRAGDFEFNYDSGADALNLRGPDGKYLYGTIGAASGSASSMIALPGDIQDMMISSSGQISYIDSTGSLVENAYTVDIATFPGETGLAQLGGNQYAETAASGQPDFDSTDHTIVQGYLENSNVDLAKEFTEMIVAERGFQANSRTVTTSDSMLQELLSLKR
- the fliN gene encoding flagellar motor switch protein FliN produces the protein MSAEMNNEQTTAADQVEVHPVSPAPLTEPVEGASEVSEEVNLNMIMDIPVDVHVEVGRTSLPVREFLRLGVGSVLQLDRLVGESADLIINGKLVGRGDVVVVDETFGIRISELAGEKELMSSW
- a CDS encoding motility protein A, encoding MDIGSIVGAVLGWLLVFIAIAMGGGSGFFNAPSILITVGGAIAATLIHYPLPQVMAVVKVARKALFVKEQDYMTLYDQLTDYAVRARRDGLLALEGDIEQLTDPFMKKGFQMAVDGNTMEVLRSVLEDDLAAMQERHIVGQGIFKALGNYAPAFGMIGTLVGLVAMLQNMSDPKSLGSGMAVALLTTMYGAMVANLVALPTAGKLEQRTMEEVALKTMVIEGIVAIQEGHSPRIVEEKLRAFIPPSIRQKTIKD
- a CDS encoding flagellar motor switch protein FliG, with amino-acid sequence MTPEKRVAVVLASLDPDVAAKVMSELDPHIMTKAAESIRNLGIVPGNLYKKALAESVQELKAYGDAVHGNDSLAVGLLSKVVGEQQAASMLELGQMAGNRFGALVSRKPEEIARMLAAESSSVIAVVLRFLPSQLASETLSHIKEEIRNKVVIQIATAELPPERVIDQIEQHLVARLPASVKRKQDDTERIDSLVSIMQRSSKEVADAMLDELGKQDPALADLVRDRMFVFEDIARLDDAAVRRIMQELENGVLSTALRKASDEVRDRFLSNMSRRAADGLQEEMEYAGKMPFSEVLAKQKQVVQVARSLAEQGEIKIGSSEEEYV
- a CDS encoding flagellar motor switch protein FliM — encoded protein: MADQEHNLSPDEMAALRDVAVPEVDAADAGERAARIQVTSYNFRQPGRLSSAQLRALKMVHEFFAKGLSEVPPSGVNLPFELGLLSVETISYSNFMGSLGNPCFMAQLSSRFEQPVLMEIDLRVVHMLIAHILGNKDEEREEEGRKLTSIEQGIAGNWLEGLLPLLGESWTLSAPVDFGLKSIECDPRFVQVMPDDSPVVSLTFRLQVGTVKGQLTLCYPLEPLQEMLEGMSVRMSGGDEDDVEQSGDSTLVSLKGIPFELRAELGHSHIRASQLATLRKGDVLCLDRSIHDPVDVLLGDNVVFEAGLGKKGDNLALQIRKRRKDR
- a CDS encoding flagellar motor protein MotB; the protein is MRKRKEPDQEGCALWIVTFGDAMSLLVAFFVMLVSFADFEEHSLQNMMGALKGGLRAVPLPMATTVGRVETLTETDASETEVSKNASTAMVESSQEVLRNSPARKIIKSNSPDYYLHLLKSGVALVVTRNSAFKSGTAELLTPDHEAWQVATDLMHSVESEIRVAVTLPENVPVRLEGYTTSWGLGIEQALAIQELLFQNGGDRKKISTSVRVVRTMPSGEAADGTVEIRFIGATESKLNTMPGKILRGAWREQGTME
- a CDS encoding flagellar hook capping FlgD N-terminal domain-containing protein, which gives rise to MEIESLYERSSATTTALTGVAGGELGKNEFLQMLVTQMQSQDPMEPMDNAQMTAQLAQFSALEQMENLNSQFEGFQQSSTAAMSLMNSGQPVVMELSDGSSVEGVLEKVQWMGGETQFVVDGTTYSSGDVTSLQTAETPADPAEETA
- a CDS encoding FliH/SctL family protein, whose amino-acid sequence is MSNTIFMDSNVLAFVPASPEEETCSQSDQVDTAELERELRAALEAEYEERLEREVAARLAGERERFDRTLNQCTTNFDRCIGTLRKEIQANVVDLSIRMAEVIVRHELPDRDMLHNLIVKTLEPVSDLQGALVRLSSSDWNLFGEQISNGDHLGVGSTVQFAEDPNLAAGDVIVESRNGIFDARLNERLKLLKETLHERSGRKHP
- a CDS encoding MotE family protein is translated as MKIWCLMLSLVVAVLSGLLAFTAQSGHLPLQKARETDSASVQEEPRSVTPLISSQMGLVDELVESLQAAHEDLDAAKLRLDKREKNLQELYSTYLKLRKETGMLMDNLENQLVKVDEKEARNFKKLSGVYSKMEPASAAQSLKHMEAERVALILSQMDSRAMAAIMDEAVTISVDGSEYVAQWSDAMRRLDDGKDDA
- a CDS encoding flagellar basal body-associated FliL family protein, translated to MAEENDIDKSGTENEGTGKKGKGVILIAVLGVVLIAGGIGTGLVLGKKSRPVVTVPKKNPDTPVIVQFKDLYVNIAETKATRVLKLTVVLELSEEKLTTPLEAHRAIIRDLISEAASRMTIDELEGRNGRSILKREIKNRVNDLVRDRMAGAVIDVYFSDFLIQ
- the fliJ gene encoding flagellar export protein FliJ, whose amino-acid sequence is MKKFSFTFQYLLDAHRAKEQAAEHALRMAGSALAEAEQALAAMSETGARQTRALEQMTGVVRPLDYSIYRESVDFIHQQIAALKQVCSSKAEAVEECRAALRKEVTSRRILENLCDRERVEWAEALRAEEQKQMDELAVVRWSRQEVGV
- a CDS encoding flagellar hook-length control protein FliK, whose translation is MMNVDSTVVNAAPKNPKALKKSGDEAEDASGAEFALFLAEPETAEVPGSQGLEESPVAEIPVFQGGEESAVAEGGLFQGLEKKSAKAGEVVPDPEEVFSPKREPFPDGEDPFASAVFMPITELQVLRQVGMNSQLESAVEPESAASIAALEGKSAVISDAITRAPVQQEVPVLQPSLVSEKTIRLEQLADRFDQRLLSMVQRNEKVMRITVHPATMGRLTVLCREENSKLSVEIVAQNSGVRELIAGQEGAVRRLMQEHSVELGSFDVLMDQGQSGGRNFGSSPGSGHREARGTAPASNEEEELHAHRVMHKSGAVSLIA